A window of Sediminitomix flava genomic DNA:
ATGATAGAAGTGAATAAGTTTGTATTCTTTAGAAACTAAGGCATAGTGACGTTTTACCATATGAATAGAAGGATATTCGTAAAAATGGTAATAAACATCTTCTCTATCCCACTTACTGGTGTCTCCTTCAAGTAATGGAACTAAACTCTCACCTTGCATGTCTTCTGGTACTTTAATTCCTGCAGCATCTAAAAAGGTAGGAGCAAAGTCTAGATTTTGAACCATTTCTTCAGAAACAGTACCTTCTTTAATATGTTCAGGCCATCTAATGAGTAAAGGTGTTTTAAATGATTCGTTATATGCAAATCGTTTATCGAACCATCCATGTTCGCCTAAGAAAAATCCTTGATCAGAAGTATATACAACTATTGTGTTTTCAGCTAATCCAGATTTGTCTAGGTAATCGAGAACTCTACCTATGTTTTCATCTACCGATTCAATACAAGCAAGATAGTCTTGAATATATCTTTGATACTTCCATCTCATCTTTTCTTCATCGGTCATTTTAGGCCAATTTTCTTTGAAAACATTATTGATAGAATCTACTATAGGATCATAAAGAGCTTTTTGTTCTTTATTTGCTCTGTTATAAGGTCCATAAAAACCATTTGGAAATGAATCAACCACAGGCAGTACATCTTTCATTTCAGCGAGCGTTTCTGGTCTGATTTTACTATCATGACCATATTGCATATGGTTTAGGATATTCATCTCAGCAGTTTTAGCTGCTGTTCCTCTTCCTTCATAATTATCAAAAAGTGTTTCTGGTTCTGGGAATGTCATTCGACTGTACTTTTCGAATTTATCAGCTTTAGGCCACCATGGTCTATGAGGGGCTTTATGCAGGTACATCATCATGAACGGTTTTTCTTGATCCCTTTCTTCCTTAAGCCAATCAATGGTAAGATCTGTAATAATGTCTGTGACGTAACCTATAATAGTTGTGTCTCCTTTTTCAGTGATAAGGTCGGGGTTTATATAATTACCTTGGTCAGGTAAGATCATAAACTTGTCTACACCTTTAGGATTATTTCCAAAATGTAATTTTCCAAACATGGCTGTTTGATAGCCGTTTTGCTGGAATATCTGAGGGAAAGTCACTTGTGTCGTGTCAAAAGGCATCACATTATCAATTTTTCCATTGATGTGGGTATGCTTGCCTGTTAGGATAGTCGCCCTTGATGGTGCACAAATTGAGTTGGTAACACATGCATTGGTGAAACGAATACCTTCATTGGCTAATCTATCAATCTGAGGAGTCTGAATCAAACGATCATCATAAGCACTAATGGCTTGATAGGCATGGTCATCAGACATGATAAATAGAATATTAGGTTTTTTAGCTTCTTTTTTACTTTGACAAGAAACAATAAATGAGCTAACACTCAATAATAAATAGAGTGAGATCTTTTTCATATTTAAAAACTTTCAATAAAAAATTGGTTAGATGGTAGTTGAATCACTATTCAAATGGGTGTGATTTTTTTAGAAGCGATTCAGTTTATAAGGTAGGAGTATTGCTTTAAAAAGTAGTTTTTACTTTTCTAAATATTTCGTAATAAAAGTATGTTCTTGGAATTGTGGAAGGTGGAAACCTAAAAATTATGCTGTAGCGCTATCAGTTTCAAGTAAAATCCATTTTTGGGCATCTTCAATATTATTAAATAGATGTCCATTGATTATACATCGGTTCTTTAAGACCGTTTCTATAAAATTGAATTCTTCTTGAATTTCAAAGGCATGGTTGACCCAAGCAATTCGATAACTCATATTCATTTCAACACGCTTGAATATTTCTATCATGTCAAAACTAAATTTGAAATCAATTTTTTCTGCAACTACGGTTTCTCCTAAGATATTGTAACAATTATATTTTTTGCACGAAGAAATAATGTCTTTCCACATATCAAGAGTCGTGTCAAAATCATTGATACCCTTAGCTTTAACATGGATATAGCCTGTTTTCAAAGAAATAGTATAATTAGTGTCCATATTGTTCTTCGTAGCAAATAGGTGAGAATTATATTTGTATTTAAATTAGAAATATAATTTTGATATTCATCTTAACGCCTTAGATAAAGTTGTTATAGTGCAATTTATACTTAGAATATTTTTGGTTTTGTTGTTGAATTCTTCCTATGGTTGATTGTACTATGTTAATCGTGTGAGTTTTTCAAGAAATTCTATTGTGGCAAACCTTTATGAGCATAATCCTATTTGTATTTTTATTATTTCGTTTAAAGAGAAAGTAGGATTGATAGTGTTGAGATAAGATTACTTTCCTAATAAATTATTGTACTATTTTGTCTTTGTTATTGGAATCTGACAATTATTTATCAATTCAATGCGTTTTTCGCGTTGTTAATATTAACTAATACTCATTTTTTAATATTTTTGTTTTCTGTTTACTATCTATTCTATTTTTAGCTAAGAATTTTTTCTTATTAATATGAAAAAGACTTATTACCTGTTATTACTTCTGGTGTTTATGGGCTTATCTAAATTAAGTTATGCCCAATATACATCAAACACCGCACTATCAGATTTTACGGAGGTCTCTGCATGGGATGGAGGTACCCCCGTCTTTGATGGCACCGAAACATTTACGATCCTAAATGGACATACCTATGAAATAAATAGTGATGTGTCTGTTGGGGAATTAACAGTTGAGTCTGGGGCGACTCTTCGTACAAAAAGTGGAGATGTTTTTACTTTAACTGCTAATGATAATATTACAGTTGAAGGAACATTAGACTTATATGATGATATTCTGAATCAAACGAGTTTGGTTTGGCATTCTTCTTTAGGTACTTCGTTTACTTTATCTGGAGGAGGTTCAATAGAGTTGGGGAACGTTACATTTAAAGATCCTAATGAAGCTAATGGTACTACAGCTAGTTATGTGGTTTCTAGAAATTTGGATATTCAAGGAAATGTAACAATTGAAGATGATGCAACATTTGTAGGAGGAACAAATACCATCACTGTAGGTGGTAGTTGGTCAGAAATTACAAATGGGGCAGCATATGATGGTTCTGCTGGTGGTACCGTGATTTTTACAAATGATTTAGCAATCGCTTTATCTTCAGATGCTACTTCAAACGATCTTATCTTTCATAACGTAGAGTTTAATGGAGGCGGGATTGTTAATTTTGGAGCAGAAGTCTTTACAACTGGCAATTTTATCATTTCATCAAATACTACAGTAAATACAGGTTTGAATGTGTTGATAGATGGAGATTTTTCGGTAGAAAGTGGCTCTTCTTACAATCAAACCTTATCGACTACTAATTTCGATGGTTTCACGAACCAGAGTATTACATTATCAGGCGATGTTACATTTTACAATGTGCGTTTCGCAGATGATGATGGTGTTGATAATTTGAAAACTATAGTTGGTGATTTAAAAGCTTCAGGTCAATTACATATTGATGATTTAACGGAATTAAGCACAGCTGATCTTTTATCCTTCAATAGTTTTAGATTATCTAATACAGATCTTGATGCTACTGCTGGTATTACTGGAGATATTGAAATAAATGGAGGAACTGTTTATGACGATGAGGCAAATGGTGTTATTGATTTGAGTAACACAGGAAGTATAAAAATCTTAGGTAGCTCAAGTATTCAAGCTGGAGATGAGTTTAAGGTTAATGACTTTTTTATAGAAGATGGTATTAATCTTACCATTAATGATGGTGCACAATTAACAGGTAAATCTTCTAGTGTTTTCTCATTGGGTGATAATTCAAGATTACAGCTAAGAGGAGCAGATAATTTTCCTAATGGCTTTTCTACAGCTAATTATAGTGTTCATGAGAATTCTTTCATTTATTATAATGGGGCTTTAGCACAGAATATCGAACCAACAGATTCAAACTGGAGTTACGGTAGCTTATATTTAGATGAAGATACCAAAACACTTACTGGGAATGTTGATATAGCTAATCATATCTATTTAAGAGATGATGTTACTTTAGAGCTTTCCACATTTGATGTGAACTTAGCTGGGAATATTTATAATGAAGACGGAGGTTCAATTACTTCTGCATCTTCTGGGTATGGTACATTTACTTTTGATGGAGTAAATAATGCTCAAACTGTACAAGAGTTAGATGGTGGTACTTCTTATTCTTTTGGTAAGATTCAGGTCAATAAAACAGGTTTAACTCAAGATAGAAATGTTACGTTTTATGATAACATTAATTTCAAAGAGGAATTTGTTGTAAGCAACCCTGACGGTGCTGAAAATGCTTATTTGGTTATAGATCTCAGAGATCATGTTTTAACGAATGACTTTACTGGAGCTAGTAATTTTTCAATAGGTGATTTTGTTGAGTTACGTACTTCTTCAACTTCTGAATTCCTTAATGCTAACTCATCTACTATTAAGACATTTAGTACGAATGGATCTGTAATTAGATTTAATGGAGCTAATCAAACGATACCAACGGGTATTATTTATAATAATATTGAGTTATCTGGATCTGGTGTAAAAACTGCTGGAGGTTCTTTAGATGTTGAAGGTGATTTTTCTAGAGTAGGAGGAAATATTGATTTCAGCGATAATAGTCAGAGCATTACAATAGGTGGTGATTGGTTAATGGATCAAGATTGGACAATCATGACTGGAAGCCTGACATTTGATGGAGGAGATCAGACGGTTAGAGAATCTAATTTTAATAATGTAACCTTTGCCGGAAGTG
This region includes:
- a CDS encoding sulfatase family protein; the protein is MKKISLYLLLSVSSFIVSCQSKKEAKKPNILFIMSDDHAYQAISAYDDRLIQTPQIDRLANEGIRFTNACVTNSICAPSRATILTGKHTHINGKIDNVMPFDTTQVTFPQIFQQNGYQTAMFGKLHFGNNPKGVDKFMILPDQGNYINPDLITEKGDTTIIGYVTDIITDLTIDWLKEERDQEKPFMMMYLHKAPHRPWWPKADKFEKYSRMTFPEPETLFDNYEGRGTAAKTAEMNILNHMQYGHDSKIRPETLAEMKDVLPVVDSFPNGFYGPYNRANKEQKALYDPIVDSINNVFKENWPKMTDEEKMRWKYQRYIQDYLACIESVDENIGRVLDYLDKSGLAENTIVVYTSDQGFFLGEHGWFDKRFAYNESFKTPLLIRWPEHIKEGTVSEEMVQNLDFAPTFLDAAGIKVPEDMQGESLVPLLEGDTSKWDREDVYYHFYEYPSIHMVKRHYALVSKEYKLIHFYHDVDEWELYDRKKDPMEMKNVYDDPEYAEIVKELHQRLIAMRKKYKDSDELNQKYIDRFYHSEEYKHELENLKNH